The region gttggtaggtggattggtgactccaaagtgtgaatgtgtctgtgttgccctgtgaaggactggcgtcccctccagggtgtattcccgccttgcgcccgatgattccaggtaggctctggaccccccgcgaccctgaactggataagcggttacagatgatggatggatggacatagCATCTAATAATTTTGACTTAGcatctcataataatgagaaGAGATATGTAAGTGATTATTAAGGAATAGCCAGTAATAATGAGATgctaaattattattatgaaaagTAAAGTCATTATTGCAGTATGTCAGCAATATcacaaagatttttttattaataaaaaatatatattattttaatattttttatattctctaataagaatatatatatatatatatatatcttaaatCTTAAATCTTATCTTAGAAACAGgcttctgttaaaaaaaagctaTGTAACAACATTAAGTTGAAAACTCCTATTAATGCATATAATTATCTAGGTGTATGATGCTCAATATAAAGGTATTTTCTTACATTCTGTCCTGCTAGCTCCTCCCTGGCCATACTTGACCGAAGCAACTCCTGTTTGAGCTGCAGCACTGAGTCCTCTTGTACAGACATGCGCTGCTGCAGGGAATCCTGAGTAGAAGTTGGATGGACATAAGGAAAAAGAGTGAGTTAAACTTTATCAGACTATACACCTGCTGTACTGCCAAGCTGCACTTTATTTATCCACCAGGGGCAGAACACACTGGGCTCAtagatattaaaaaacaaaggacAACAAATAAAGACAAAACATTAAGTACCATTAAAATTACTGATTGTTTGAGACGGCATAGTCTTTCAGACAGTACACTTAACATTCCCAGCTTAGGCAAACATGCCTAAAATGTGTTCTTGGGCAAAAATCCTAACAGTACATTCTTCTTTCTTATATAAGATGATTAATTTGTTACTCATTCTGGATAAGAGCTTCTGCTTTAAGTGCTGTAAGTATTTAATAAGTCCATGGTATTAGCATATAAGCATTCATGGATTTTGTCCAAAATAATGAGGTTTAATCTGGCCTGCCTTACCTTAACAGCCTGAAGGTTACGTGCTTCCTGCTTGTACCTGAGCAACTCTCTCTGAAAGACATTTCAAACCTCTTGattttagtatttttttctgcaaatgAGCTGCTACCAAAAGCTAAGTATCTCTCTATTTACACTCACCTTCAGATCCAAAGACTCCTCCATGCTCTGGTCAAGGCGACTGCGGATTAATATCTGAAGTGGAAACAGGGTAAACCATCATGTTGAACAGGAATTTATAtacaaactatttatttatcataGTTATGTCAAGCacaccaaataaaataaatgaaatgggtGAATTACCAGTTGCTGTTCTGCACTGGCCGCATTGTCTCCAAACAGCGGTGTTACTTGCTCGTCTTCAGGCAAAGACCCATGAAGCAGCAAAGCCTAAAATATAAAGCAAAAGCCCGGGTTCCGTTGAAATTCAGTATGGCAGGGAGAGGCCAAAAGTCATGCTGTGCCCGTATGCTGTTGGACCAACATGGACGCCCTAACAGCAGCTATGATGTGATTATCCTTGGACTCGATTTGGAGATTAGGCTTATCTGCTTCCTTCCTTTAAGTCGTATATCCCATTTTTGACCCTATTATCTCCTTCATTAACATCTCTTCTAACACTCTTTCTTGCAGAGCAGATAAACTCTAAGAAATCTGTTTAGAAGTGTCACTCATTTTGATTTCAAATTCAAATGCTTCTAAAACTTGGCCCAATAAAATTGTGCACAATGTTTGCTGatcttaaaattattatttgttacGCTGACATTGCTTTTATATTAGGAATCTCAAAAAGACCCAGAGACAGATAAATTAATATTCTAAACGTCTACACAAATCTCCTCTTAATTAAAGAAGCCCACAAATCACATATTTCTCTTTAGTGTTCATATAGTAGAAGCAATTGACCATGCTAGTTAATGTCACACCACGGCAATACATGACATACCACGCCACACCTATGGTTTTGCTGTGCTAAATccaaaatattttgtattactttaaattatattacttaGTATGAAGGTTTTTGGGTTGATCTTCTAATTTTATGAAATAATATGTCCAAATTAAGTACTCAAGTATCCGTGAATCTATGACTTTTGAGCTTTTGAGAAATGTACGTAGGCATCATGAGTAGGTACTGCTAAGAAGGAAATGTGGTAGTAATTTGTCAGTAACTTATTACCGAGAGGTAATTACAGATAATGTAATTTCATAACAGTAACAGGTACAGTAGAAACAACACTATAGAAATAACAACACTATATAGAAATAAGCAATgcttattaatataacatttgacATGGAGCTGTTTAGTGCAACTCAGCAAAGTTCAGTCAGAATAGGACTAGTAGTGTCCCTACAGTAAGGAGATTCTTTGTAGGGTCTAACTGCAGTAGGAAGGAAAATATCTGTAACGTTGTACAACTTTTCTTGAATCCATGTTCTAACATCCAAGTTCTCAGAGGTTAATGTAGGTTTTTATCAGTTGTTATGACAAGCTTATGTATGTCAAATAGCATTATGAATACTGCCCTATAATAAGATATTATGATATTAGATATAAGGCACAATATGGAAATGGCTTTTAAACCACTCAGGtacatattcacacattcaccactcAGCCACATTTGGTATCAGCTCTTCAAGTGGTTGCTATTCAGTGCTTCGTTTCAGAGacactttttgttcttgtgaTTTTGGCTAGCTTTCCGGTATTTGAACCCTGATGACCAAGCTTACCTGAAGTCTAGAAACCATTTTCCTGGTCTCCTGCATCTCCTTCTCCAGCTGCTCCTGCTGAGCACACAGCTGCTCCTCCCAGGAGCTTCCGTCCCCCGTCCCAGCATGTTCTGGGCCTGGAGTCGGCTCATTTACTGAGGACTTCACTGCATCCTCTGGAACGATAGTGAGAGAAATGGGCCATGCAGCAGGAGTGGATGAAACAGGCCAGCAGCAGAACCAAGGTTATTAATCATCTACCCTCATATTTATTTTACCTTTGATGCTCTGTGGTTGCTCTGTGTGGTTTCTTACAGTCTCTGCCTGCTCTTCACACTGGGCTATGATGTACTCCTCTTtgggcgtgtgtgtggggctggATGAGCTCAGACTGAAGAGGAATCAGAGTAAGGAGATTCAACCAATTCCTGATTTAGCTGGAGACGGTTATGTCATATATTCATAAGTTAATCATGAGTTAATGAGTGTATtgattagtattagtattagaATTCAGCTACTAAAGTCAGTTATGCAAGTTGTATAAATATCCAtagataaacatttataaaacagtATGGCCTGGGGCAAGTGGACATGAGTGTAAGTTCTTGAAAGATTGGTATAAAGCCCACCAACACTAGGCTGTGGAATGGAGCACTAGGAACTGGAGCGGGGTTTGTGCTGTAGAACTATGCATCTAACATTAGAATtggacctcactgatgttcttgTGGCTAAGTGAAATCAAATTCTCATAGCAGTGCCCTAACATAGCGTAAAGACAAAGTGTTGCTAGGGCAATGTATgtgcaaaaaaatacattgtaatataattaatttccACTATTGGGCCATACATTGTATGTTATGATGTACTCAATATTGTGTTGCTCTATGCTTTCTCAGCATTAATAAGTCTGTAACCAGTGCTCTTACAAAACATGAACTCTATTCCCATGCGGGTTTTGTCTTTCAAACCACAGTGGTATGTGCTGCCAAAGCATTCCACAGAAATATCCACTCATAAGCTTTCAATAGAGGTGAAATCGGAGGACCCTTCAAACACCCCTAAAACACCTCATGCTAAGACTTGGTAATGTGATCTTATGAGACCACATTGTCAAAATGACTTTTATATTAACACACAAGCACACTGTGGTTTGGAGAATTGGAGAGAAATGGTAAATCATCATAAATCTTGTCACCAGAATTCTAATAGTCAGTATATATGTAAACTTATAAGGAAGTTTAGAATGGATTGTATAACAGCAAAAGCGCTGATATTACACTGATTGTTATGGCAAATAGTTTACGGACACATGTTCatccagggcggcacggtggcgcagcaggtagtgtcgcagtcacacagctccaggggcctggaggttgggggttcgattcccgctccgggtgactgtctgtgaggagttggtgtgttctccccgtgtccgcgtgggtttcctccgggtgctccggtttcctcccacagtccaaaaacacacgttgcaggtggattggcgactcgaaagtgtccgtaggtatgagtgtgtgagtgaatgtgtgtgtgtctgtgttgccctgtgaaggactggcgtcccctccagggtgtattcccgccttgcgcccaatgattccaggtaggctctggaccccccgcgaccctaaattggataagcggtacggataatggatggatggatgttcatCCAAAAGTTCTTCTGTAATTAAGGTTATTAATAGGTAGGTAGTTTTCTCCCTTTTGCAGCATCGACAGCTTGAGGGTTTGATATGACAGGTAATGATGTAGAAACtgcaggtactgatgttggataattagttttagttttacgaaccccactccaactcattccaaacaTAATTAAATGATGGTGCACTATGCACATACACCTTTCCTAACCCTAGCCCACATTGCTAGGAGGCTTTGTTGCACTCTAACAAACACTTAGCACGTGACATGTTGTTATGCTCGtatacagctgctccagatcatcacatttcatttcatggttTTCTTTAGAGATTTTCCAAGCTCTCTGCTAACAACCGTGGTTAaactttaaagtagctgaattctgTAATTATGAGGGATATATACAACCCTTGGAACATATAGAATCTATTTCCATACATATAGTGAATTACTACTATAGGAAGTACCAGATCATATGACTGAACTTCTTCTTATTAGAAAGGACATTACCAGAGCATGTAAGGTAATGTCATCCTACATAAGAGATAGATAGATTTCAGGAAAACATATTTTCCTGAAAAGCTTTGtattctctgaataattctgaaatACTTTATATGAGCGTTGAAGTCATCTACGTCTTTATCATTGTTGCTAAGAAACACTGACATCTGGCCTGACATCATGAGATCACAGAAGTAGACAAGCTGCAAATAGACAGCATGCTCACTTATTGTCAGCTGACATGACTAACAGTGGCAAGCTTGCTATCAAAACAAACTAGGTTAACCCTACACAATCCCTGGGATTATTTGGACATCCTAATTTAACCATTGGTAAAATTAGCTTAATGTTCTTGAGGTTTATTAATAAACCTGGacaaaatataatttctttCAAAGAAAAGCACTTTTAGCTTAACATCAAAGTGATTGTCAGATTGTGTGGTGAAAACATTGtataaacaatttttaaaaaataataaaacattaattaatttcctttaataaaactttcaacaCATACATAACACAAGAgaccaaaaaaacacaacaaaaatcaGTGCCTGCACTGACTGGGGCAGTAGCCAATTACCAGTGGTCCAGGTCATCAACAAAATGAACTTTATTAAAATATGAGAGGTCTTACCCAGAAACTGTTCCCAATTATCACAGAAGAAATGTATTTTAGAAAGTTAGAAAGGGCAATAGTGCCTTTTTttctaatactgaaagtgtcagagaacttactgaaaatgtgaagttaaagaataagctcagatctgagaatgtgaattttgtCATTTCAAATGCTAAGGTAAACCACGTTATCATTAATGCATAAAAAAGACACTGTCTGTGGTTAATTGATTAAACTCGGTGGATAAATGTTTAAACTtcttaacaaatatgtgctgaagcagAGCTTAATGTCAACTGATGGggaagacaaagtaaggtcgGTATCTGGCAAGATGTGAGGTTTAGCAGTGTAGATAGATGATGGTTCACTAATTGGCAAATATCTGGTTACTGTCGccctttctgtctgtgttaaatTACTATTAGTGCATTAACAACATATTTAATAACCATTgataaacagatttaaaatcactttttaGCCTATacaagtgtagtcttattctacaAATATTTCATTCTCTCACAGAATGTATCAGGATTTGGAACACTGAGCAAAAAGCATAATGGATTCACCCTAAAACGtatgaattttttaagaatatttaatttgctttattttaaCACCATACATTTTTAAGTATGGCACAAATCTCCCAATTATCTTTGAGACTTTgagaatttttttattaatttacattgaAACTAATGATTGAAATAAAGGCCTGGCTCATAGACCATGTTCCAGGGATGAGCTCTGTCAAAGCTTGTCATGTCCACATTAGTGTAATTCTATGTTTTGAGACAAGTCCAAGTTGCCAGCAGCCGGTGGCCTATTTTATCAGGCAACTAATGTATCTGCTGTCAGAATCGTTTGGATGATAAAAAGGAATGTTCTTCCTCTGCGCTTCATGGACACGTGAAGAAAATGAATCACATGACCTGTCAATGCAGTCTACCCTTCACCAATTATGAGCTGCTCACATGGAGCACTGTACTGGAAAGTAGTAGTCGTGTCACTCAAGTGTCATTTTTCAATCATACCTACAGTATTTATGACCACTGGGTTTGAGATTTGACACCtaattcaaaaacaaaaacagatggaTGGGTAGCACTGACCATTCTAGATACAATGGTTAGCAGTTGCTAGGCAATTTTACTTGGGCAGAAACACCCACCGCCCTCATAGAGGCTGAATCTGAAGCACACAGCCCATCCTTATGTACGATCTTAAGCCTGTTTCACACCTGACAAAGCCTAGCATGGCCAATGGATTAACACAATGCCCCAAACCCCAAAGTGGACAGCAATATTGCCATAAGGTTTGCAGATGAAGAATGGGCACTACACAATGGGGACTGGAGTCTGTTTGCTGTATTGTCTGGAACAGAACCTGAGGAGTGAAGATGGGagccacagagagaaagaaagagaaaacaagagaagCATATGAAGTGTTAATAATTCAAGAAGCAAAAGTGAGGAATGTCATTCATACCATTTCATTTGTTTGGCTCCCATACTGCTAGCTGCTCTTCTAACCTCCCATGCTGTTCCTCCTCTCCAGTTTGTGGCGTATACCGGAGCAATGGGGCTGGACCATCGCAAAGACAGCGGCCACGTTCAAAAGGGCGTGcacacaacaacaaaagcaaCCTGCACGGGGCAATCAGCTCTGGTCCAGTGGTGATGGGAAACCAACCCTTGGCTTTAGCATCTCAATCATCTAAAATCCAAATCCAAATCTCTGCTTGGTTGGCAAGTTCTCCCAGCCACTGGCGCCTAAAGACCCCAGCTAAATCCTCTTTAGCATGTCCAGGCACAGATAGAGTCCAAAACCCTGGTCAGTGGTTGCATGTGTGTCCCAGGATAAGAAGCATGAATCAATCCCATTTTCACTTCCAAGCCATAACATCAGAGAAGAGAGTAACAGGGTGGTATGTCTTCTGTTCTTCAAGAACCCTGTCTGCAGAACTGTATAACTCAAGTGCCTCTAGCaaatttgtttttctctgaGGTTAGTCAGAGATATTATTTTTCTCAAAACCTCCCcgtgtctctccctctcccgcTTTCTCCCTCCTTGGTCATCCCCCTCCCTTGTTGCTGTTTGAGCACAGACAGCTCAGCTCTGGTGTGTTTACCCTCCCCCCTCCCGCCTCCGTCTCCTCTTTCTCACCCCTCCCTCACCCGCCAAGCAGCTCCCAATGAGGGGCAGAGGAGGGGGTTGTGAGAGGGTGGAGCGGCGGCAAAAGCTCCACCATGCTGGAGGGCTGGGTGTAAGCACTGaacagctcctgttcctttaaaacagtTGAAAACATCCTGAATTATCTGTAGGAGATTAAGTGAATCAGTGAAGTGATGCACAGATTAATCATtgtatttgaaaatgtataCTTGGAAGAAGAAAAAGTGAATATAGGGGTAAATATAGCAAACAACATTAGTTTTAGAAAGGAATGAAATCAGGAAGACagtcaaataaaaaatagacCTGACGTTCACACAGAAGGAATAACACAGATTAATAGAATATGACAGAGCTCCATTCTGTAGACCCTCAAAGAGCAATGACTGTACTAGCTACTAGCAGATTGGCTAACTATATTGAAGTACTTTCAAGGGCCAAcattaaatgtgtatttttactCTTAAAGCAACAGCACAGTATGTAAAATAATACAAGAATGGGCTGTTGTATCCTCTCTCTGCTTCTATTCATACAGTTGAGTCTCTGGTTCCCCTTGGCACCTTTTACACCGAGCATTGTTGTTTCCCCCTGGGCAGAGGGTCTCTGAATGCACCTCGTAATGCCACATGCATTTTGAGGAAACTTTACCACTCCCATACCACATTACTAAGCCGTTGTCAGTGATGTTATATGTAGCGATTGCTAGTTCATTATACAGAAAAATAGCAGTGTGAGGAACTGTGCAGTGATAAATGGGCTATTATAAACCTACAATTATTTAAATACTAGCACAAAATTAAGAACAAACAATTAACTGTGGTTGTATATCTGTCTGGGTGTTTAAATAGATCTTCAGCTGATCAATACtacattaattttattcttCTAAACAAGATATGAATATCAGCAACAATGTTATATCCAGAACTAAGGCATAAGGTGTCCATATATTTCCATAATGATGGAAATACCCAGTTGCATTTCCTTGTTCCTTTACCGCAAGAGCTTGTTTCATTTCACAGTAACATACTTAAGGAAATATTATATAGTGTTTTTACTGGCACAGGCAACACCTATTGCCAGGATAAATATGTCTATATCGATGTTACAGTAAGTTTGCTGTGGAAAATTTGAATGTcgcatttttattcactgaattTCCCTGACAgaaatttaatgaatgaatgaccttaTTTGTGGATACAGCAGAAATTGTCCTCATATAGTGCTTCAACCAAGAACATGACAGAACTGTAAAAAATGTTGGAGCGAACCCTCGCTTTCTATGCAGAGGAGATCAGCTTGCTCTCTTGAATACTTTCTCGTTTTACACATCACTCTCACTCAGCCGGTACAAAGTCAGGTTTGTTTCCATGGTAACCCTGGAAGATAAATGGTTTGCTGGAATTACAGAGGAAATGCACCATTTTTTACTATTTTCAGCCTTTTCCATACCTCCACCTATGCTGTACGCATACACTTCTGAGCACATTGCTCCAAACaatactttaatttaaaaaaagagccATTAAGTACAGTGTCAGAAAAAATGGTACTATACATTTAGTACACTAAACCTGAAAAAAGTTTAAATGCACCCTCAAAGGTACAACAGTCGTCTAAAGGACCAGTTGTGTTCACTAAAGTTAAATTGCATTCTCACAGAAGGaaaagttaatatttttcataaacaaatatcttaaaaagaaaaactaaataaaatattggagttacattaaaatatacaatacaaattttaaacaaatcagaattttgttattttgttctctAATTACAGGTATTAAGTGTTTCTGAGAATGTACAGGCTTTCACAAGTTATCCCTACTCCATCTTcaggaaaatgtttaaaatgtttatttaacaaaacaattaaacagAAGCCTCactatatataatttcacattttcaacatttattcattttgttaGCAAATTTTCATAGAAATGTATAGGAAATTTTTTCCATGTCTTCAGAACTGAGTCTTCATTTGGAGATGCTGCATCTTCTGCTTCACATAAGTCAACTCAAATCAACACACATTTAATGCTGAGGAGAGGTGGGCTGTCTGGTGACCAGTTTAATGTTTTGAGAACAACAGCATCTTCTTTGTTGGACCCTTTCAGGCCTTTATTGTTGCATATTTAAAACGgagtcttctcacagtggaaaaaTTAACAAATGTTGGTGGATTTAGTTACATGAATATACAATTTTGGTGATATATGGTTTTTAGAAgtattattttgtttctttttcaatAACATTTTGATCTCTAAGTTTGAATTCTTACCTAATTTTCTCCAAAAttaattcatatattcattgtctgtgatcgcttatccagttcagagtcgtggtggatccggagcctacacagaatcactaggcacaaggtgggaacacaccctataGAGGGCTTTTTCCAAAATGTCTTAATACTGGAAATGACCACAGTGAGGTGTGGCCTTCTACTGTATATGTTTGTTTAGACCTTCCACAGCCTGTGGATACTGGTGGGTAGGATGGGTGTGCTACTGCCAGCCTGGAAGGCCTTTTTATCCTGGCTGATTCAGAGTGGATCACACATCTTGCTGAGGGCTGCAGTCCCACCCATTTTTGGGGGCTGCATATTATCTTTCTGCCTGAGTTCTCCATTGATGTAGGGCCGAGTGGAAGCATATTGCATCCGGCTGTGTCCTGGGCCATTGCATGGGGTCTGGAATCCCCTGGCACGCTCCTCCGCTGGGGCTCCAGCCAAGTTCACGGAAGGCTTCGGCCGAAAGCGGACCAAATGTGGCCAGACAAAAATCTTTGCAAGCTTGTGAGCAGAGGGGCATCAGCAGTATTCAAATCCCTAAAAGTAATCCGgggttctgtgtgtgaatgacctCAGGGTAGCTACGTCCCCATGGGGTGATGCATGAGTTTGCATGAGGGCAAGTCTGGGGGACAGAGGGAAAAAGAGCAGCACAAACATTTTACCTCATCATTGGATGCAGATCAGCAGGTGGGTGTGTAGTTGGCATGAGCTGGGTGATCCGGGCATAAATATGTGCCTGTCCAGGGGCACGAGCTTCACATCCCCAAGAGCAATCAACGTAAGTCCACTGGGAGGAGATATAATGGACATAGCAATCCAGAACCCCTGGTTCCGTCGGCCTTTCTTTCCAGGTTTTTTCCCATTCCGGATTTTTGACCAGCACTTTGGGGATCAGTGGGACAGTGAATTTTTTGCACCATTCTACACCATGTTCTACTATCGGCCTTATTTCTGGCGCTATCCAAACTGGTGGGAAAGTGGCATATCAGAGGTAAGACCTGTGTAGTAGCATTTTACCAGGTGAGATCTAATGCGTTTAGAAttttcattctcattctcaATGTAAATTACTCTTAAAGGTATGTATAGATTTAAATCTGCTTGATTGTTTACTATTTTATTGTACAATATGCTGGggattttattatattacatgCAGATTAGAATGGATAAGGACCGCTTTGTAATCAACCTGGATGTGAAGCACTTCTCTCCTGAAGAACTATCCGTCAAAGTCAATGATGAGTATGTCGAGATTCACGGCAAACATGAGGAACGACAGGTAATAAACCATACAGAAGACACGACCTAATACCCAGCATAAGTATGTCCTAATACAGCCATGAAATGTACATTCTATTCAGTTGACTTAGATGCCTATTAAAAGcagaaaagacaaagaaaaaacaaacagactggTCATTGGTACTCAAGAGTACACTGCCAGTTATTGGAGTGTCAGGAATAACAGAGAGGTAGTTTTACCTGTCTGTCCCTGAAATGTTGAGAGATAATGTTTTGACTTTTTCTGTAAGTCTGCATGTTAAAACTAAACCAGAAAAACTATTGTTGATGGATATGTTATGGATATATTTGTTGAGATTAAGTATAACGTATGACATGTCATAACTTCTTCTCAATTCTTCTCAAACCTCTATCTACCTCCACTAATTGATCTTTCTTTTCCTTGCATGGTCTTTTCAGTGTGTTCAACTGTCCTTTGGCTCGTCATCAATGGTCAGTTTTTGACCACAGGACCACTGTGGGCTGGATATTTGTGTTTGAATCTTTATTTAATATAgaatacatttttcatatttcagaaatatgttattgttttttattaggACTTTTaatggactacacagcattcaGATTAGAAATTTTCATTGAAAGGACAATGTATTCCAAGACTAGACCTAATCCCTGATCCTTAAGGTCAGTTTCCCAGACAGTAATTAAGCCTATTCCGGGACTAAATCTCTGAATGGACAATCCCTGATTGGGAAACCGAACTTTAGGGCTTGggaggataaaaaaaaatattgccaGTGAAACTGATCCTGCCATCTGCCTAAAATTATATTCCCCACCATTCTTTAAACAGGATGAGCATGGCTATGTGGCAAGGGAGTTCTTTAGGAAGTATAAGGTGCCATCCGGAGTGGACCCTGGGGCCTTCACCTCCTGCCTGTCCTTCGACGGTGTGTTGAGTGTCTCAGCTCCCCGTAACCAGCAGGACATCCCTGAACGCAGCATCCCCATTACCTGCGAGGACAAGGCCACTGCACCAAAGTAACATGACCATGTGACCCGTGTGAAAGCTGCACCCCTCCTTGCCTCCACCCTCACATCTCCTTAACCCATCTCCCTATAGTATCAAGCTACTGCCTCTGAGACCATGAGTTACGGAAAGGGCACTGACCGTAGTTTCATTACAGTGGTctttaaatatgaaatgtaattgagtcgaaacaaaacaacatttaaaactgTGTGCACTTTAGATTAATGTAATGTCCTGCAGCTTTAATATTTATACTCTTCAACCTGAGGCTGCCTTTATGTGGTCAATGTAGTAGTGGATGGTCATAACTGTGGCCTGGAGAGAAGGCTGTAAATGAAAAGGGGAAACCACAGAGCATTTGAAGCTGTCTGTAATTGCTGATGTCACAAAGTTGATAAACTGTGCAATAAGATCATCTTTGGCAAGTTCCCTGTTCTATTTGACTGTACAAGACATATTTTCCTCTATTTTTTTCTAAACATGAATGGGGTGCTTGGGACCTAATATATGTACATTCTGTCATTTACTGTACTGACATAAGTAGTGTGGAATACTATACGAGATAATATTCAGTCATTTGTAATGTTTAAGTTCATCTTAAACTTACATCTGTAAGTTGTGTTCTAAAACTAATCCAGATAAATAATGGTCAGGGCTACAAGTAACTCTCCAATACGAGCTAGGTCTTCAGAAGAGGCAAAACAGTAGATCATTTAACACCAATATATCTATGGGCTTGATGGGTTTGGACTATTAGAAGGCAAGGGAGTGGCCATCTATTTTTTTCCTCCACTGTCATACATGATCTGTATTCTCTAAATACTTTATATTCTTTATTTTCCTTACCTGTCATTAGCATCAGTGGCAGTGGCTAACCATAGCATGTCTGTTATTAAAGGAACTGAAAGCTGCAAATGTCTGTTTTGCTCACATACTACACCCTCTTATGTTTTGTAACTTTTGCAGTGTAactttgttctctggagtgatgaagctccatccaatacctttggaaaGAACTTTGGACCAGAAGCAATCGTCATCATCTTTGTCAGAGTTGGAATATGGCTACATTCCATTAAAACATTGTTCCAACGTCTATTAAGGACAATAGGACAGAAATTGAGTAATTGTAGGGCCAGTTGCAGAACCCACAGAAGGGCTGTTGTGGGAGCTAAGACAGCTAAAAGCATTAAATCTGTCTCAGCCCTCATTCTGTGCTTGTGCTGaccaaatattttgttttaagaTAGCAAAACCTGTCTCCAACAAATCCACAGCTTGATTTTGCAATGCAAATCAGTCGGACAACTTGCAGTAAGGATAACAGACTACACATTGTTATAAA is a window of Hoplias malabaricus isolate fHopMal1 chromosome 1, fHopMal1.hap1, whole genome shotgun sequence DNA encoding:
- the LOC136708199 gene encoding alpha-crystallin B chain-like isoform X1 — translated: MRASLGDRGKKSSTNILPHHWMQISRWVCSWHELGDPGINMCLSRGTSFTSPRAINVSPLGGDIMDIAIQNPWFRRPFFPGFFPFRIFDQHFGDQWDSEFFAPFYTMFYYRPYFWRYPNWWESGISEIRMDKDRFVINLDVKHFSPEELSVKVNDEYVEIHGKHEERQCVQLSFGSSSMDEHGYVAREFFRKYKVPSGVDPGAFTSCLSFDGVLSVSAPRNQQDIPERSIPITCEDKATAPK
- the LOC136708199 gene encoding alpha-crystallin B chain-like isoform X2 → MRASLGDRGKKSSTNILPHHWMQISRWVCSWHELGDPGINMCLSRGTSFTSPRAINVSPLGGDIMDIAIQNPWFRRPFFPGFFPFRIFDQHFGDQWDSEFFAPFYTMFYYRPYFWRYPNWWESGISEIRMDKDRFVINLDVKHFSPEELSVKVNDEYVEIHGKHEERQDEHGYVAREFFRKYKVPSGVDPGAFTSCLSFDGVLSVSAPRNQQDIPERSIPITCEDKATAPK